One genomic region from Cetobacterium sp. 8H encodes:
- the pepT gene encoding peptidase T produces MSFLVEKFLEYIKIDTTSDSGSKTCPSSNIQFDLAKVIVKDLETIGLVDISLDENGYIMGTLPSNTKKDIPTIGFIAHMDTAPSFNGTDVKPRIIEKYNGEDIVLNQELDIKMTTKDFPELKKYVDQDLIVTDGTTLLGADDKAGIVEIMTALKYLKENPQIEHGEIKIGVTPDEEIGRGANLFDVEKFGAKFAYTIDGGEVGELEYENFNAASANIVIKGRDIHPGASKNKMINSMLLAMELNSLLPVNERPEYTEGYEGFFLLTDFNGSVETTEISYIIRDHSKEKFLQKKNLITEAVRYLQVKYPDAQLILTLNDSYYNMREMIEPVYHIVDLAKEAMLEVGVTPIIKPIRGGTDGARLSFKGLPCPNVFTGGHNFHGKFEFIPIQSMQKSVEVILKIVEILSK; encoded by the coding sequence ATGAGTTTTTTAGTAGAAAAATTTTTGGAATATATAAAAATAGATACAACGTCAGATTCTGGAAGTAAGACTTGTCCTAGTTCAAATATTCAATTTGACCTAGCAAAAGTAATAGTAAAAGATTTAGAGACGATAGGATTAGTGGATATATCTCTTGATGAAAACGGATATATAATGGGAACATTGCCGTCAAATACAAAAAAAGATATACCAACAATAGGATTTATAGCACATATGGATACAGCTCCATCATTTAATGGAACGGATGTAAAGCCTAGAATTATAGAAAAATATAATGGTGAAGATATTGTTTTAAATCAAGAATTAGATATAAAAATGACAACTAAAGATTTTCCAGAATTAAAAAAATATGTTGATCAAGATTTAATTGTTACTGATGGAACAACTCTTTTAGGGGCAGATGATAAAGCTGGGATAGTTGAAATTATGACAGCACTAAAATATTTAAAAGAAAATCCTCAAATAGAGCATGGGGAAATCAAAATAGGGGTAACTCCAGATGAAGAGATTGGTAGAGGAGCAAATCTTTTTGATGTAGAAAAATTTGGAGCAAAGTTTGCTTATACAATAGATGGTGGAGAAGTTGGAGAGTTAGAATATGAGAATTTTAATGCAGCTTCAGCTAATATTGTAATAAAGGGAAGAGATATTCATCCAGGAGCTTCTAAAAATAAAATGATAAATTCTATGCTTCTTGCGATGGAATTAAATTCATTATTACCTGTGAATGAAAGACCAGAATACACAGAAGGATATGAAGGATTCTTCCTGCTTACAGATTTTAATGGAAGTGTTGAAACAACGGAGATTAGTTATATAATAAGAGATCATTCAAAAGAAAAGTTTTTACAGAAAAAAAATCTAATAACAGAAGCAGTAAGATATTTACAAGTAAAATACCCAGATGCTCAGCTAATACTTACATTAAATGATAGCTACTATAATATGAGAGAGATGATAGAACCTGTTTATCATATTGTAGATTTAGCAAAGGAGGCAATGTTAGAGGTAGGAGTAACTCCAATAATAAAGCCAATTAGAGGGGGAACAGATGGGGCAAGACTTTCATTTAAGGGCCTTCCTTGTCCAAATGTATTTACTGGTGGACATAATTTCCATGGAAAATTTGAATTTATTCCAATTCAATCTATGCAAAAATCAGTAGAAGTTATTTTAAAAATTGTAGAAATTTTATCGAAGTAA
- a CDS encoding acylphosphatase, translated as MQTYHFIVKGRVQGVGYRFTAYLNATKLGIKGTVKNLDDDVELFVQGDFNQVENFKKYLKLGSFMSRVDFISEDLVEREKFDSFEIIY; from the coding sequence ATGCAAACGTACCACTTTATAGTAAAAGGACGTGTTCAAGGGGTAGGTTATAGATTTACTGCATATTTAAATGCTACAAAATTAGGAATAAAAGGTACTGTAAAAAATTTAGATGATGATGTTGAACTCTTTGTTCAAGGGGATTTTAATCAGGTAGAAAATTTTAAAAAATATTTAAAACTAGGTTCTTTTATGAGTCGAGTAGATTTTATATCTGAAGACTTAGTTGAAAGGGAAAAGTTTGATTCATTTGAAATAATATATTGA
- a CDS encoding methyltransferase domain-containing protein, with protein sequence MIICPVCKGKMKKIEKKYICEGNHNYDISKYGHVNLLLSNQKNSKIPGDSKEMVLSRKNYLEKGYYQGISEAVNRAVEKNLGEKKEVKILDIGCGEGYYTNRLKSMLENLNIKNDIVGIDISKEAVISAAKSYKNIEWIVASASALPIEDESLDFIICMFAKIIPEEKMRTLKKGGKLIVVSTGENHLLQLKEVVYEVVRKECYSPIEDLKIFEHIETLNEKYITEINEKESIENLFNMTPYRWRSPQSGVEKLFSLDNLKTTVEINIDIFEKK encoded by the coding sequence ATGATAATTTGTCCAGTTTGTAAGGGTAAAATGAAAAAAATAGAAAAAAAATATATTTGTGAGGGAAATCATAATTATGATATTTCAAAGTATGGGCATGTAAATTTACTTTTATCAAATCAAAAAAATAGTAAAATTCCAGGAGATAGTAAAGAGATGGTTTTAAGTAGAAAAAACTATTTAGAGAAAGGTTACTATCAAGGTATTTCAGAAGCTGTAAACAGAGCTGTTGAAAAGAACTTAGGTGAAAAAAAAGAGGTAAAAATATTAGATATTGGATGTGGTGAGGGATATTATACTAACAGATTAAAAAGTATGCTAGAAAACTTAAATATAAAAAATGATATAGTTGGAATTGATATTTCTAAAGAGGCTGTAATATCAGCTGCAAAATCATATAAAAATATAGAATGGATAGTAGCTAGTGCTAGTGCTCTCCCTATAGAAGATGAATCTCTAGATTTTATAATTTGTATGTTTGCAAAGATTATACCTGAAGAAAAAATGAGAACACTAAAAAAAGGTGGAAAATTAATTGTTGTTTCTACAGGAGAAAACCATCTTTTACAATTAAAAGAGGTGGTGTATGAGGTTGTAAGAAAAGAGTGTTATTCTCCAATTGAAGATTTGAAAATTTTTGAGCATATAGAAACTTTAAATGAGAAATATATTACTGAAATAAATGAAAAAGAAAGTATTGAAAATTTATTTAATATGACACCATATAGATGGAGAAGTCCACAAAGTGGAGTTGAAAAACTATTTTCTTTAGATAATCTAAAAACAACAGTTGAAATAAATATAGATATTTTTGAAAAAAAATAA
- a CDS encoding MFS transporter, protein MKQIEKIFFINFITTAVMLGIYNVFTGIHIKNLGYGESVVGQVLSVSSISIALGSMINAYLSSKIGFKKTIGLGLGLMCIGILGVGFLTNPFYIKIFSGLMGMGYGFPFSSVGVLLIENSKEEERVKAFSTNFVIQSLGTVGGSYLAGKLIKIFGNIFMVSKAIPFVYGLCVFIILLGFLPLKSLKEINKKRDNKNRDFFKGFKDVFSGQSLKFVIYNTVIGFGAGLVIPFFSVYLKFSLNIDNEKVGILMGLSQVGLVIGGLSVPYISKVLGRENTVVICQLLSIPFLISIAFPQGIVVLGISFLLRSTLMNLNQPLIQNISLETVEYENRALMSSVVSMTSNVTRAISMIVAGYLMENISYNFPYYITVLLYLIGTFIFYRSFKVTRPLEEGGANE, encoded by the coding sequence ATGAAGCAGATTGAAAAAATATTTTTTATAAATTTTATAACTACAGCTGTAATGTTAGGTATATATAATGTTTTTACAGGAATTCATATAAAAAATTTGGGGTATGGGGAAAGTGTCGTAGGACAAGTTTTATCAGTGAGTAGTATTTCAATCGCATTAGGATCAATGATAAATGCATATTTAAGTTCTAAGATAGGATTTAAAAAAACAATAGGTTTAGGATTGGGCTTGATGTGTATAGGTATCCTAGGAGTGGGTTTTTTAACAAATCCTTTTTACATAAAAATTTTTTCAGGCTTGATGGGGATGGGATATGGATTTCCTTTTTCTTCAGTTGGAGTTTTATTGATAGAAAATTCAAAAGAAGAAGAAAGAGTAAAAGCTTTTAGTACAAATTTTGTTATTCAAAGTCTTGGTACAGTTGGTGGAAGTTATTTAGCGGGAAAATTAATTAAAATTTTTGGAAATATTTTTATGGTAAGCAAAGCAATACCTTTTGTTTACGGATTATGTGTATTTATAATTTTATTAGGTTTTTTACCTTTAAAAAGTTTAAAAGAGATTAATAAAAAAAGAGATAATAAAAATAGAGATTTCTTCAAAGGTTTTAAAGATGTTTTTAGCGGACAATCTTTGAAATTTGTTATATATAATACGGTAATTGGATTTGGAGCAGGACTAGTGATTCCATTTTTTAGTGTATATTTAAAATTTTCATTAAATATAGATAATGAAAAAGTTGGAATACTTATGGGGTTATCACAGGTAGGACTAGTAATTGGAGGATTATCAGTACCGTATATATCAAAAGTTTTAGGGCGAGAAAATACTGTAGTTATTTGTCAGTTACTTTCAATACCATTTTTAATTTCTATAGCCTTTCCACAAGGCATAGTAGTTCTTGGAATATCTTTTTTACTGAGATCAACACTTATGAATTTAAATCAACCACTGATTCAAAATATATCGTTAGAGACTGTAGAGTATGAAAATAGAGCTTTGATGAGCAGTGTTGTATCAATGACTTCAAATGTGACAAGAGCAATAAGTATGATAGTAGCTGGTTATTTGATGGAAAATATCTCATATAATTTTCCATATTATATAACAGTTTTGTTATACTTAATAGGTACATTTATTTTTTATAGGAGTTTTAAAGTTACTAGACCACTAGAAGAAGGAGGAGCAAATGAATAA
- a CDS encoding DNA polymerase III subunit alpha has product MNKNFVHLHLHTEYSLLDGVGKIEEYVDRARQLNMSAIAITDHGNMFGAIEFYKSAISKGIKPIIGLEAYVSEFGMDQKEGRNFHIVLLAKNENGYKNLLKIASEGFLKGFYYRPRIDKTFLKEHSDGIIALSACMQGEISRAILDREPEDKVESKIMEYVKIFGKENFYLEVQGNEIEEQKELNNHLFNYSKKTGVRCVATNDTHYVYKGDHVLQDLVICIQTGSKVSDANRMKIDSKELFLKSREEMIDSLGEKYIEAINQTEEIANRCNLKLEFGELKFPKYEIPSCSKNAKDFLRKIVYKGLSERYPSGLNEELLKRVEYELDVILKMGYEEYFIVVWDFISYAKGKNIPIGPGRGSAAGSLVAYALKITDLDPIKYNLIFERFLNPERISMPDIDIDICQERRGEVIDYVTKKYGEDKVAQIITFGRMKARAALRDVGRVLDINLAKVDKVAKLIPTFTTLEGALKESLELREIYSEDKEIRNLIDLSQRLENKVRHASIHAAGVVITKEPLTDIVPLYSDNKDKIISTQYQMKELEELGLLKMDFLGLRNLTNIQRTIDYIKETKGKNIKLEEIPLDEKDVYKMLSKGDSLGVFQLESTGIRKILVQLKPNKFEDLIALLALYRPGPLGSGMVESFINCKNGVEEIKYPHPSLEKILKETYGVILYQEQVMKIANIMANYSLGEADLLRRAMGKKQATIMLENRDKFIERATKNDYSKEKAEEIFDLIDKFAGYGFNKSHSAAYAMIAYWTAYFKFLYPEEYYASIMTSEKSNVENVAFYIEDAKNHKMKLMLSDVNNPVSKFTVENGGIRFSLAAIKNVGESLAEKIKIEFDNNGQYMRFEDFIYRLRAQGLNKKNIEALIYSGALDSVPGNRKQKVESIEKAIDYANKKIKEDDIQQMNLFGGAKSEIVNFSFPETTDFSMDEKLEKEKEYLGFYYSAHPLDKYRWLITTYKMDRISEIKNENSQHSIKTYGILRDVKKILTKKTGEAMSTFILEDYYDQISGIIFPREYKEFINQELEGKAVFIEGTIQVDYFNGNENKKIVVRKLIPISELEFGKKNKLYILIKDSSKEKYNRLKELLLNNTGDVFLSFAIDINGEKEIKNSKIKVRVSQYLIKEIEELLGEGSVIIK; this is encoded by the coding sequence ATGAATAAAAATTTTGTTCATTTACATTTACATACAGAATATAGTCTTCTTGATGGGGTTGGGAAAATAGAGGAGTATGTAGACAGAGCAAGACAATTAAATATGAGTGCGATAGCGATAACAGATCATGGGAATATGTTTGGTGCTATTGAATTTTATAAAAGTGCGATATCAAAAGGAATTAAGCCAATTATTGGATTAGAGGCATATGTTTCAGAATTTGGAATGGACCAAAAAGAGGGAAGGAATTTTCATATAGTTCTTTTAGCCAAGAATGAAAATGGATACAAAAATCTTTTAAAAATAGCTTCAGAGGGATTTTTAAAGGGATTTTATTATAGACCTAGAATTGATAAAACATTTTTAAAAGAACATAGTGATGGAATTATAGCATTATCAGCCTGCATGCAAGGTGAAATTTCAAGAGCAATTTTAGATAGGGAGCCTGAAGACAAGGTAGAATCTAAAATTATGGAATATGTTAAAATTTTTGGAAAAGAAAATTTTTACTTAGAGGTTCAAGGAAATGAAATAGAAGAGCAAAAAGAATTAAATAATCATCTGTTTAATTATTCTAAAAAAACTGGTGTGAGATGTGTAGCAACAAATGATACACATTATGTTTATAAAGGTGATCATGTTCTTCAAGATTTAGTAATATGTATTCAAACAGGGAGCAAGGTTTCGGATGCCAATAGAATGAAAATAGATAGCAAGGAACTATTTTTAAAAAGTAGAGAAGAGATGATAGATTCTTTAGGCGAGAAATATATAGAAGCTATAAATCAGACGGAGGAGATTGCAAATAGATGTAATCTTAAGTTAGAGTTTGGAGAGTTGAAATTTCCAAAGTATGAAATACCAAGTTGTTCAAAAAATGCAAAAGATTTTTTGAGAAAGATAGTTTATAAAGGGCTATCTGAAAGATATCCGAGCGGATTAAATGAAGAGCTTTTAAAAAGAGTAGAGTATGAATTAGATGTTATTTTAAAAATGGGATATGAGGAGTACTTTATAGTTGTATGGGATTTTATATCATATGCAAAAGGGAAAAATATTCCAATAGGTCCAGGAAGAGGTTCTGCAGCAGGAAGTTTAGTAGCTTATGCTTTAAAAATTACAGATCTGGATCCTATAAAATATAACTTAATATTTGAGAGATTTTTGAATCCAGAAAGAATTTCTATGCCGGATATTGATATCGATATCTGCCAAGAGCGTAGAGGAGAAGTTATCGATTATGTAACAAAAAAATACGGTGAGGATAAAGTAGCTCAGATAATAACTTTTGGAAGAATGAAGGCAAGGGCAGCTCTAAGAGATGTAGGAAGAGTTTTAGATATAAATTTAGCTAAAGTTGATAAAGTAGCAAAGCTTATACCTACATTTACAACTTTAGAAGGAGCTTTAAAAGAATCTTTAGAGCTAAGAGAGATATATTCAGAAGATAAAGAGATTAGAAATTTAATTGATCTATCTCAAAGGTTAGAAAATAAAGTCAGACATGCTTCAATCCATGCGGCAGGAGTTGTTATAACAAAAGAACCATTGACAGATATAGTTCCTTTATATAGTGACAATAAAGATAAAATAATTTCAACTCAATATCAGATGAAAGAGCTAGAAGAACTAGGCCTATTAAAAATGGACTTTTTAGGACTTCGTAATTTAACAAATATTCAAAGAACCATTGATTATATAAAAGAAACAAAAGGTAAAAATATAAAGCTAGAAGAGATACCATTAGATGAAAAAGACGTTTATAAAATGTTATCAAAAGGTGATAGTTTAGGAGTCTTTCAACTAGAATCAACGGGAATCAGAAAAATTTTAGTTCAATTAAAACCAAACAAGTTTGAAGATTTAATAGCTCTTTTGGCATTATATAGACCTGGACCATTAGGATCTGGAATGGTTGAGAGTTTTATAAACTGTAAAAATGGAGTGGAAGAGATAAAATATCCTCATCCGAGTTTAGAAAAAATTCTAAAAGAGACATATGGAGTTATTCTTTATCAAGAACAAGTAATGAAGATAGCTAATATAATGGCAAACTATTCATTGGGAGAAGCCGACCTTCTAAGAAGAGCGATGGGAAAGAAACAAGCCACTATAATGCTTGAAAATAGGGATAAGTTTATAGAGAGAGCCACTAAAAATGACTATTCTAAAGAGAAGGCTGAAGAGATATTTGATTTGATAGATAAATTTGCAGGGTATGGATTTAATAAATCACATTCGGCAGCATATGCGATGATAGCATATTGGACAGCGTATTTTAAATTTTTATATCCAGAAGAATACTATGCTTCAATAATGACATCAGAAAAAAGTAATGTTGAAAATGTAGCATTTTATATAGAGGATGCAAAGAATCATAAAATGAAATTGATGTTATCAGATGTCAATAATCCTGTTTCAAAATTTACTGTAGAAAATGGCGGAATTAGATTTTCTTTAGCTGCAATAAAAAATGTAGGAGAAAGTTTAGCTGAAAAAATTAAGATAGAGTTTGATAACAATGGTCAATATATGCGATTTGAAGATTTTATATATAGACTTAGAGCTCAAGGTTTAAATAAAAAAAACATAGAGGCATTAATCTATTCTGGAGCATTAGATTCTGTACCTGGAAATAGAAAACAAAAAGTAGAATCAATAGAAAAAGCTATTGATTATGCAAATAAGAAAATAAAAGAGGATGATATTCAACAGATGAATCTATTTGGGGGTGCAAAATCTGAAATTGTAAATTTTAGTTTTCCAGAAACTACAGATTTTTCAATGGATGAGAAGTTGGAAAAAGAAAAAGAATATCTTGGGTTTTATTATAGCGCCCATCCTTTAGACAAATATAGATGGCTTATAACAACATATAAAATGGATAGAATTTCTGAAATAAAAAATGAAAATTCTCAGCATAGTATAAAAACTTATGGTATACTAAGGGACGTGAAAAAAATATTAACTAAAAAAACTGGCGAAGCAATGAGTACTTTTATTTTAGAGGATTATTATGATCAAATTAGTGGGATAATTTTTCCACGAGAGTATAAAGAGTTTATTAACCAAGAGTTAGAAGGAAAAGCAGTTTTTATAGAAGGAACCATTCAAGTTGACTATTTTAATGGAAATGAGAATAAAAAAATAGTTGTTAGAAAATTGATTCCAATATCAGAATTAGAATTTGGGAAAAAAAATAAATTATATATATTGATAAAAGATTCATCGAAAGAAAAGTATAATCGATTGAAAGAGTTACTTTTAAATAATACTGGAGATGTTTTTCTAAGTTTTGCAATAGATATTAATGGTGAAAAAGAGATTAAAAATTCAAAAATAAAAGTTAGAGTTTCTCAGTATTTAATAAAAGAAATAGAGGAGTTATTAGGGGAAGGAAGCGTTATAATAAAGTAA
- a CDS encoding biotin/lipoyl-containing protein: MIKEEFQVEDLINILSECGLTELEYQQDENIKIRIKKSPEPKNIVIKENLEVSKVVQKKEEPIKTILSTGIGKYYYENLISVGDKIKVGQDLGYIFVMGLKTPLKATVGGEITEITVENGGIVDYGKVLIKVKSTGR; this comes from the coding sequence ATGATAAAAGAAGAGTTTCAAGTTGAAGATTTAATAAATATTTTAAGTGAGTGTGGTCTTACAGAATTAGAGTACCAACAGGATGAAAATATAAAAATTAGAATAAAAAAATCGCCTGAACCTAAAAACATAGTAATAAAAGAAAATTTAGAAGTTTCAAAAGTAGTTCAGAAGAAAGAAGAACCAATAAAAACAATACTGTCTACTGGTATAGGTAAATATTATTATGAAAATTTAATATCTGTTGGAGATAAAATAAAAGTAGGACAAGATTTAGGATATATTTTTGTGATGGGGTTAAAAACTCCTTTGAAGGCTACAGTGGGTGGAGAGATAACTGAGATAACCGTTGAAAATGGTGGAATAGTAGATTATGGAAAAGTTTTAATAAAAGTAAAATCTACAGGAAGATAA
- the accC gene encoding acetyl-CoA carboxylase biotin carboxylase subunit — MFKKILIANRGEIAVRIIRAAKELGIKTVAVYSEADKESLHVRLADEAVCIGGALSTDSYLKIPNILAAAEITGANAIHPGYGFLSENARFARICETHNITFIGPSPEAIDRMGDKATARKTAIENNVPLTNGTGIVRNIEDAKKEIEERIGYPVMIKATAGGGGKGMRLARSVEELESKIIAAQTEADSAFGNPDVYIEKFVEDPRHVEVQIIGDKHGNVIHLGERDCSIQRRHQKLIEEAPSNKLPSKVRKAMGEAAVKLAKSINYDSAGTLEFLVDKDDNFYFMEMNTRVQVEHTVTEMVTGIDIIKLQIKVAEGERINISQEDVVLFGHAIECRINAEDTTAGFLPSPGKLETYIVPGGPGVRVDSHSYQGYEISPYYDSMIGKLIVHGITREEAIEKMKRALSEYIIEGIDTTIPFHLKVLDNKVYRSGKVTTKFIEDNFEKK; from the coding sequence ATGTTTAAGAAAATATTGATTGCCAATAGAGGGGAGATTGCAGTAAGAATAATAAGAGCTGCAAAAGAACTTGGTATAAAAACAGTTGCTGTTTATTCAGAAGCAGATAAAGAAAGCTTACATGTGAGATTAGCAGATGAAGCTGTTTGCATAGGAGGGGCTTTAAGTACAGATTCTTATTTAAAAATTCCAAATATTTTAGCAGCAGCAGAGATAACAGGAGCGAATGCAATTCATCCAGGATATGGATTTTTATCTGAGAATGCTAGATTTGCTAGAATATGTGAAACACACAATATAACTTTCATAGGACCTAGCCCAGAAGCGATAGATAGAATGGGAGATAAAGCAACAGCAAGAAAAACTGCTATTGAAAATAACGTACCTTTAACAAATGGAACTGGAATTGTTAGAAATATAGAAGATGCTAAAAAAGAGATTGAAGAGAGAATTGGATATCCTGTAATGATAAAAGCTACTGCAGGTGGCGGTGGAAAAGGTATGAGGCTTGCTAGATCGGTTGAAGAATTAGAGAGTAAGATTATAGCGGCTCAAACAGAAGCAGATTCAGCATTTGGAAATCCAGATGTATATATAGAGAAGTTTGTTGAAGATCCAAGACACGTTGAAGTTCAAATAATTGGAGATAAGCACGGAAATGTAATCCATTTAGGAGAAAGAGATTGTTCTATTCAAAGAAGACATCAAAAATTAATTGAAGAAGCACCTTCTAATAAACTACCATCTAAAGTTAGAAAAGCGATGGGAGAAGCTGCGGTTAAATTAGCAAAATCTATAAACTATGATTCTGCTGGAACACTTGAATTTTTAGTAGATAAAGATGACAACTTCTATTTTATGGAGATGAATACGAGAGTTCAAGTTGAACACACTGTAACAGAAATGGTAACAGGAATAGATATAATAAAACTTCAAATAAAAGTAGCTGAAGGAGAGAGAATAAACATATCACAAGAGGATGTAGTTCTATTCGGACATGCTATTGAGTGTAGAATAAATGCTGAAGATACAACAGCTGGATTTTTACCTTCACCTGGAAAGTTAGAAACATATATAGTTCCAGGAGGGCCAGGAGTAAGAGTAGATTCGCATTCATATCAAGGATATGAAATATCTCCATACTATGATTCTATGATTGGAAAACTAATAGTTCATGGAATAACAAGAGAAGAGGCTATTGAAAAGATGAAAAGAGCTTTAAGTGAGTATATAATTGAAGGGATAGATACAACAATACCATTCCATTTAAAAGTTTTAGATAATAAAGTTTACAGAAGTGGGAAAGTAACAACTAAATTTATTGAAGATAATTTCGAAAAAAAATAA
- a CDS encoding Asp23/Gls24 family envelope stress response protein translates to MNELGNIKIADDVVKTISAKAAQDVSGVYKLAGGVADEVSKMLGKKRLTNGVKVEVGEKECSVEVYIIVEYGYQISEVAQNVQKNVLAAISTMTGLKVVEVNVFVQDVKILSDSDQEERHEDIEVV, encoded by the coding sequence ATGAACGAATTAGGAAATATAAAAATAGCAGACGATGTTGTTAAAACTATATCAGCCAAAGCAGCTCAAGACGTTTCAGGAGTTTATAAATTAGCAGGTGGAGTAGCAGATGAAGTGAGTAAGATGCTTGGAAAGAAAAGACTTACTAATGGAGTTAAGGTTGAAGTAGGAGAAAAAGAGTGTAGTGTAGAAGTTTATATTATTGTAGAGTATGGATATCAAATTTCAGAGGTAGCTCAAAATGTTCAAAAGAATGTTTTAGCAGCTATAAGTACGATGACTGGTTTAAAAGTTGTAGAAGTAAATGTTTTTGTTCAAGATGTAAAAATCCTATCGGATTCAGATCAAGAAGAAAGACATGAAGATATAGAGGTTGTATAA
- the amaP gene encoding alkaline shock response membrane anchor protein AmaP, with protein sequence MVKKIIFFFAWVGIFVISIMGIAFIAMPKYFVTVDMSSLLFKLTVLNISLVYMFISILKLFSNFSKQEDYIIKNDHGSVHISTDTVKNLIREILSKDRDIKGLKIDCGNKGKKYFVKINLDMISNSSLSTKTTDIQSLIKDNLEEKLDLKVDYIEVKISKLSIKKDLVE encoded by the coding sequence GTGGTAAAAAAAATAATATTTTTCTTTGCTTGGGTAGGGATATTTGTAATATCAATTATGGGGATTGCTTTTATAGCGATGCCGAAATACTTTGTTACTGTGGATATGAGCTCACTTTTATTTAAGTTGACAGTATTAAATATATCTTTAGTTTATATGTTTATATCAATTTTAAAGTTGTTTTCTAATTTTTCGAAACAGGAAGATTATATTATAAAAAATGACCATGGTTCAGTTCACATATCAACAGACACTGTAAAAAATCTTATTAGAGAGATACTATCTAAAGATAGAGATATAAAGGGATTAAAAATCGATTGTGGGAATAAAGGTAAAAAATACTTTGTAAAAATAAATTTGGATATGATATCAAATTCTAGTTTGTCTACAAAAACAACAGATATACAGAGTTTGATAAAAGATAACTTAGAAGAAAAGCTAGATTTAAAAGTTGATTATATAGAGGTAAAAATATCAAAGCTATCTATAAAAAAAGATTTAGTAGAGTAA
- a CDS encoding DUF2273 domain-containing protein translates to MELEKIIENFILNFKKYLYAIIGLITGTLLVEYGFLKTIFILVLGFIGYKLGDREFQNKIKKQILNRLKD, encoded by the coding sequence ATGGAGTTAGAAAAAATTATTGAAAATTTTATTCTTAATTTTAAAAAATATCTATATGCCATAATAGGCCTTATAACAGGAACTCTTTTGGTTGAATATGGATTTTTAAAAACAATTTTTATATTGGTATTAGGATTCATAGGTTATAAACTTGGAGATAGAGAGTTTCAAAACAAAATAAAAAAACAAATATTAAATAGATTAAAGGATTAG
- the nusB gene encoding transcription antitermination factor NusB translates to MSRRVAREELFKIVFESELNEVKIDETLESYLLRDDTKLNTNEREFIEKYSKGMSLNDEKVVETLKNNITGWSLERVGNVEKALLKIATYEVLFEDVPAEIVVNEVVELAKKYGDEKSHEFINGVLAKIVAEKNN, encoded by the coding sequence ATGAGTAGAAGAGTAGCAAGAGAAGAGTTATTTAAAATAGTTTTTGAGTCGGAGTTAAATGAAGTAAAAATTGATGAGACTTTAGAAAGTTATTTATTAAGAGACGATACTAAATTAAATACAAACGAGAGAGAATTTATAGAGAAATACTCAAAAGGGATGTCTCTAAATGATGAAAAAGTAGTAGAAACTTTAAAAAATAACATAACAGGTTGGAGCTTAGAAAGAGTAGGAAATGTAGAAAAAGCACTTTTAAAAATAGCAACTTACGAGGTTTTATTTGAAGATGTTCCAGCTGAAATTGTAGTAAATGAAGTTGTAGAATTAGCTAAAAAATATGGAGACGAAAAATCTCATGAGTTTATAAATGGAGTTTTAGCTAAAATAGTAGCAGAAAAGAATAACTAA